A window of Streptomyces sp. NBC_01689 genomic DNA:
GGCGGCCGACATCCCCGCCCAGCATCCGGGCCCCGACACCTCGGGCCAGTGGGACGCGTCCGCCTGGCTCCAGGCCGAGCCGTCCGGCCAGACCCAGCAGTGGACCGCGACCACCCAGGAGACGGGTGCGTACGACGCCACGCAGTGGAACACCGCCGGCGAGCAGGACCCGTACGAGGCGTACGAGCGGTCCCGGCACGGCGAGTCGCCCGAGCACCAGCACGCGGACGTCTACGAGCAGCAGCTCGCGGCGGACCCCTACGAGTCGCACGCCCCCGCCGACCCGTACGAGCCCCAGACCTCCGCCGACCCGTACGACCAGCCGGGTGAACCCGAACCCTTCGATCAGCAGGCGACCGCCACCTTCGAGGAACTCCCGTACGAGCGGTCCGACGACGGGCACGACGGGTACGACTTCGAGGACGCCGATCCGGGGCACGAGACGCCCCTGCTCGACGACATGGAAGAGGTCGTTCCGGCCCCCCGTGCCGCGAACCGTCCGGCGTCCCGCTCCCGTCGCCGCTCCCCGGCCAAGCGTTCCGCGCTGCTCACCGTCGCCGTTCCCTCGGCCTGCGTGATGGGCGTCGCGGGGATCGCGGCCGCCTCCGTGGGCACCATGGGCGGGAACGACGCGAAGAACACGACGGCCAGCGCGCCCGACGCGACCGCGGTGAAGCCGTCCACCGCCAACAACAAGCTGGACACCCAGCTCCAGAGCCTGTCCGCGGGTGCCGACGACTTCGCCGACCGCGCCAGCCGGACCCAGGAACGCATCGACCTCAAGGCCCAGCAGGCCGCCGAGCAGCAGAAGGCGGCGGCCGAGGCGGCCCGCAAGGAGCGGCTGCGGCCCAAGTTCGTCCTGCCGGTCACGCAGAAAGGACTCAGCGCCTACTTCGGCCAGGCCGGCGTCAACTGGATGTCCGTGCACACGGGCATCGACTTCCCCGTGTCGTACGGCACGACGGTGATGGCCGCGACGGACGGGACCCTACGGACGCAGTGGAACAGCGCGTACGGGAACATGGCGATCCTCACCGCGAAGGACGGCACGGAGACCTGGTACTGCCACCTCTCCAGCTACAAGGTGCCGTCGGGCACCGTGGTGAAGGCCGGCGACCAGATCGCGTTCTCCGGGAACTCGGGCAACTCGACCGGGCCGCATCTGCACTTCGAGGTCAGGCCCGCGGGCGGTGCGGCGATCGACCCCCTGCCGTGGCTGCGCAGCCACGGTCTCGACCCGACGTGAGCGCGGGCGGCACCCGCTCGTCGTGACGCGCTCGTCCCACTCCACTTACGCAGCTTGAACCGCGGGGACCGGCGGGCTTCCTGGCCGGACGGGCTCCACCCGGCCGGACGGGCGCTCCGGGACCGGACGGTCCTCCGCGGAGTCCCGCCCGGTCACCGGGTTCAGCGGGTCAGAGCTTCTCCACCGGCGCGTACCGCAGCAGCAGCCGCTTCGGCTTGGGCTCTCCGAAGTCGACCGTGGCCTCCGCGTTCGCGCCCGTGCCCTTCACGCCGACCACCGTGCCCAGCCCGAACTGGTCGTGGGTGACCCGGTCGCCCACCGCGAGCGAG
This region includes:
- a CDS encoding peptidoglycan DD-metalloendopeptidase family protein codes for the protein MNDRHPSGTVTPPAPASDAAAAHYASYGGQEVQYGDFTPYDGYNGTGTYATASFATDPLFGDMSGGDGTGSYDATQWNTGGHQMPAYDPYAAQHQTAYDTGGYDTTAWATGYQQAADIPAQHPGPDTSGQWDASAWLQAEPSGQTQQWTATTQETGAYDATQWNTAGEQDPYEAYERSRHGESPEHQHADVYEQQLAADPYESHAPADPYEPQTSADPYDQPGEPEPFDQQATATFEELPYERSDDGHDGYDFEDADPGHETPLLDDMEEVVPAPRAANRPASRSRRRSPAKRSALLTVAVPSACVMGVAGIAAASVGTMGGNDAKNTTASAPDATAVKPSTANNKLDTQLQSLSAGADDFADRASRTQERIDLKAQQAAEQQKAAAEAARKERLRPKFVLPVTQKGLSAYFGQAGVNWMSVHTGIDFPVSYGTTVMAATDGTLRTQWNSAYGNMAILTAKDGTETWYCHLSSYKVPSGTVVKAGDQIAFSGNSGNSTGPHLHFEVRPAGGAAIDPLPWLRSHGLDPT